The following coding sequences lie in one Populus trichocarpa isolate Nisqually-1 chromosome 14, P.trichocarpa_v4.1, whole genome shotgun sequence genomic window:
- the LOC7462078 gene encoding endoglucanase 11 translates to MAMEKKQQHQCYGAAPKPTFRFAKHWAVLLISIFPILNTGLAVDYGDALKKSLLYFESQRSGRLPYNQRVTWRHHSGLTDGLEQGVDLVGGYYDAGDHVKFGLPMAFTVTMLSWTVIEFQHQIAVAGELEHALEAIKWGTDYFIKAHTSPNVLWAEVGDGDTDHYCWQRPEDMTTSRQAYRIDENNPGSDLAGETAAAMAAASIVFKKTNPHYSHLLLHHAQQLFEFGDKYRGKYDENMGVVKSYYASVSGYKDELLWGALWLYKATDNEKYLEYVINNAHCFGGTGWAMEEFSWDVKYAGLQIMAAKLLVEEKHREHGDTLEQYRSKAEHYLCSCLNKNNGTNVNRTPGGLLHIRQWNNMQYVSTAAFLLTVYSDFLLNSNQKLKCHGGSVDHEEILGFAKSQVDYILGSNPMNMSYLVGYGPKYPARVHHRGASIVSYRENKGFIGCTQGYDNWYGREEPNPNVLVGALVGGPDCQDNFTDQRSNYMQTEACTYNTAPLVGVFAKLLQMEGQKSHDNHNQPLVASY, encoded by the exons ATGGCCATGGAGAAAAAGCAGCAGCACCAATGTTATGGAGCAGCTCCAAAACCCACCTTCAGATTTGCAAAACACTGGGCTGTTCTCTTGATCTCTATCTTCCCCATCTTGAATACAGGTCTTGCTGTTGATTACGGTGATGCCTTAAAAAAGAGCCTTCTTTACTTCGAATCACAACGTTCCGGTCGCTTACCCTACAACCAGAGAGTAACATGGCGTCACCATTCTGGACTCACTGATGGCTTGGAACAAGGG GTGGATTTGGTCGGAGGATATTATGATGCAGGGGACCATGTAAAATTTGGACTACCAATGGCCTTCACCGTGACAATGCTTTCATGGACTGTAATAGAATTCCAACATCAGATTGCCGTTGCCGGAGAATTGGAACACGCATTAGAAGCAATCAAATGGGGAACTGATTATTTCATCAAGGCACATACTAGCCCGAATGTGCTATGGGCAGAG gTGGGTGACGGTGACACCGACCACTATTGCTGGCAACGGCCGGAGGACATGACCACATCACGGCAAGCTTACAGGATCGACGAGAATAATCCCGGGTCAGATCTTGCTGGAGAAACCGCGGCGGCAATGGCGGCGGCATCAATAGtgttcaagaaaacaaaccctcATTACTCTCACCTGCTCTTGCACCATGCCCAACAg TTGTTTGAGTTTGGAGACAAGTATAGAGgtaaatatgatgaaaatatggGTGTGGTGAAAAGCTACTATGCGTCGGTGAGTGGATACAAAGACGAATTGCTATGGGGAGCTCTGTGGCTGTACAAGGCCACCGACAATGAAAAGTATCTCGAGTACGTCATTAACAATGCTCATTGTTTTGGCGGGACTGGTTGGGCCATGGAAGAATTCAGCTGGGATGTGAAGTATGCTGGCCTTCAAATTATGGCTGCAAAG TTGCTCGTGGAAGAAAAGCACAGGGAACATGGCGACACGTTGGAACAATACCGATCAAAAGCCGAGCACTACCTATGCTCATGCCTTAACAAAAACAACGGTACCAATGTGAATCGTACCCCAGGTGGTCTATTGCACATCCGGCAATGGAACAACATGCAGTATGTCTCAACGGCAGCATTCCTTCTCACTGTATACTCCGATTTCCTTCTAAACTCGAATCAAAAGCTCAAATGCCATGGTGGATCTGTGGATCACGAAGAGATCCTCGGTTTTGCTAAATCTCAGGTTGATTACATCCTAGGTTCAAACCCAATGAACATGAGTTATTTAGTGGGATACGGCCCTAAATACCCCGCAAGAGTGCACCATAGAGGGGCCTCAATTGTGTCATACAGAGAGAACAAGGGGTTCATTGGGTGCACCCAAGGGTACGACAATTGGTATGGCCGGGAGGAGCCTAACCCAAATGTTTTAGTCGGAGCATTGGTCGGAGGACCTGATTGTCAGGATAACTTCACGGACCAGAGAAGCAATTACATGCAGACTGAGGCCTGCACATACAATACAGCACCACTAGTTGGAGTTTTTGCCAAGTTATTACAAATGGAGGGCCAAAAGAGCCATGATAATCACAATCAGCCTTTGGTAGCTTCCTATTAA
- the LOC7462079 gene encoding uncharacterized protein LOC7462079, which translates to MAEISDGDHDAVELIVCDASASELVPDEISGDGAVLASEEITPLLKPKINIFSVSHSRRKPREQGTKIPDIETFPVTQFVLWIWGGSRYSGLLCVAISSTIYFVMEVLSDFFSAQSIPLFETAFARCTITLILSYLWLRGNGQPIFGPAHARKFLFSRALTGCLSLLSFIYCIRRLPLSQAIVLSFTTPIMASIVARIILHEKLKIVDVGGLACSFFGVLFIFRQILTTQGALLRVGETNYIAIMGRNHVLTVLVALFSSITGGISYCLVKAGAKASDQPLATVFSFGILATPATGMCAFAFEEFVLPNFYTFFLMLILGLLSFSAEVFFARGLQLEKTSKAANVLYMEVALSQLWGIGSWRITPSFGGLVGCLLILISVCCTIYIGPEKEME; encoded by the exons ATGGCGGAGATCAGCGACGGAGATCACGATGCGGTGGAGCTGATCGTGTGCGACGCTTCAGCATCAGAACTGGTTCCCGATGAAATCAGTGGCGATGGTGCCGTCTTGGCCTCAGAGGAGATAACTCCTCTTTTGAAGCCTAAGATCAACATCTTCTCCGTGTCTCACTCTCGCAGAAAACCTAGA GAGCAAGGGACAAAAATACCTGATATAGAGACATTTCCGGTAACACAGTTTGTTTTGTGGATATGGGGTGGATCGAGATACTCTGGTCTATTATGTGTGGCCATATCATCAACCATCTACTTTGTCATGGAAGTTCTTTCTGATTTTTTCTCTG CTCAGTCAATTCCGTTGTTTGAGACTGCATTTGCAAGATGTACAATAACCCTGATATTGTCATATCTGTGGTTGAGAGGAAACGGACAGCCAATATTTGGACCAGCACATGCTAGGAAATTTCTCTTTTCAAGAGCCTTAACTGGATGCCTCTCATtgttgagttttatttattg CATTCGAAGGTTACCTTTGTCCCAGGCTATTGTATTAAGCTTCACAACTCCAATTATGGCTTCAATTGTGGCACGAATAATTTTGCATGAGAAGTTGAAAATTGTTGATGTTGGAG GTCTTGCGTGCAGTTTCTTTGGCGTGCTCTTCATTTTTAGACAGATACTTACTACACAAG GAGCATTACTTAGAGTTGGGGAAACAAATTATATAGCCATCATGGGCAGGAACCATGTATTAACAGTGCTGGTTGCTTTGTTCTCATCAATAACTGGTGGAATCAGCTACTGCCTTGTAAAGGCAGGTGCAAAGGCATCTGATCAACCTTT GGCCACTGTTTTTTCATTTGGCATACTGGCTACCCCTGCCACAGGAATGTGTGCATTTGCCTTTGAG GAATTCGTGCTCCCAAatttttacactttttttcttatgcTTATACTTGGTCTTCTGTCCTTCTCTGCAGAG GTGTTTTTTGCCCGCGGACTTCAGCTTGAGAAGACCAGCAAAGCTGCAAATGTCCTGTACATGGAG GTTGCCTTATCACAGTTATGGGGGATTGGTTCATGGAGGATAACTCCATCTTTTGGTGGATTGGTTGGATGTTTGCTTATCTTAATTTCAGTGTGTTGTACCATATATATTGGACCTGAAAAAGAGATGGAGTGA